The Wolbachia endosymbiont of Spodoptera picta genome segment ATTCCTAAGAATTAATGAATTGCTAACATTCATAGACTTGAAATTTACCAATATTAAGAAATCATTATTTACAAACACATTCATTATGTTTTGTATGAATTCATCCTTATCTTTACGCTTCACAATTTCGCTCCCTTAAATTATATCTTCTACTTTGTTTATTTTATGAGCTTTACCCATAGTTGAATTTAAAAAAACGCTTTTAAAGTAAACTCCTTTCACAGAAGCAGGTTTATTGTCTCTAATTACTTTAAGAAAGGCTTTTAAATTTTCCAGCAAATCATCAATATCAAATTTAATACTTCCTAATTTACCATGAATAACACCATTTTTATCCGTCCTGAATTTTATTTGACCAGACTTAATGGTTTTAGTAGCTTCCGCAATGTTAGAAGTCACAGTACCAAATTTAGGGTTAGGCATCAGCCCTTTAGCACCCAATGTTTTTGCAATAGAAGTGATTTTTGCCATGAAATCAGGAGTAGTGATGCACCAATCAACATTCAACTTTCTACCTTTTTTTATCTCTTCAACCAAATCTTCTCCTCCTGTAATATCAGCACCAGCTTTTTCAGCTTCTAATAAATGTTTATCTTGAGCAAAAACAGCTACTTTAATATTCTTCCCGATACCTTTAGGCAAAACTACTGTACCACGCACCTGCTCTTCAGATTTACGTGAATCTACACCTAAATTGACTGCGATATCAACTGATTCATTAAATTTTGCTGAAGCAGACTCAACAATCTTCTCCAAACACTGCTTAGAATTATCATTATATGTACTCATTTACCTAACCTTCCACAACTTCTATACCCATAGATTTTGCAGTGCCTATAACCATCTTCACTGCTGAATCTTCATTATCCACTTTCATATCAACCATCTTACACTTTGCCACTTTAATGATAGCAGACATAGATAATTTAGCCACTAATTCTTTACCAGAATTACCAGAACCTTTACTTAATTTAGCTTCCTGCTTAAGCAAATAAGCCACAGGTGGACCGCTGATAGTAAAATCATGAGAGCGATCATCCTTTATGGAAATTCTCACTGTTACTAAATCACCTACTTTATGACTAGCGTTAGCAGCGCTAGTAGCTTTATTAAAAGCTTCACAAAATTTAGGAACAGGTATACCACGCGGGCCAAGTACTGAAGCAATTTTCGGTCCTGGAACTGCTTTCCCAGCTTCCATAAGTAAGTTAATCTTAGCAACTATATTACTCATAATTAATCCTCTATTTTCTCTACTTGAGCCAAATCAAGCTCTATTATTGTTGGCTTACCTAAGATTGATACTTCAACATTAATAATTTTTTTCTCGTCATTTACCATATCTACCTTACCAGTAAAATTTTGAAAAAGACCATCATTAATTTTTACTTTTTCACCTTTCTCATAACCATAACTCAACTTTTTCGTTTCTTGAGCATTGTAAAGCGCATTACACATTGAGCGAATCTCATTATCCTCAATCACCTTTGGAACATTACCATTTTTCAAAAATCCATAAACCTTAAGAGATTTTGGTATATTATTAATAAAATTTAATACCTCATCGCATAAATTCATGTATAAAAAGACATAACCAGGAAAGGACTTCCTTCGTTTAGCATTTTTTTTAGATTTTAAATCCATCTCACTTAATTCTTCACAAGGAATAAAAACCCTATTAAAATAATTATTAATATTCAATCTCATAGAATTTTCTAATATATATTGGCGCACTTTCTCTTCATAATTAGAGGCAACTCTTAAAATGTACCACTTATACCTATTAAATTCCTTACGTTTTAAAATTACTTCATCATCTGAAATCATCTCAAAATGACCAGACTCATCACCACAAAACCCAGTCATTTGATTCAAAATATTTTTGCTTTCATCACACAGATGCATACATATATATACTTCACATAACTCTTTTATATCAGATTTTACATCACATACTGTCTGATAAGGAATAAACACCTCCTTAAAGTAAACATTATTGATTGCCAACTCGCATATATCCTTCTCATACCCGTAATCGACTTTAATGATATACCATTTATACTTATATTCCATAAATAATTCCAAATAAAGTCTTAATTATGTAAAGAGACATAAAATCTACGAAGCAAAAGAAAATCGAAAAGCATAATATAACAATTATTACAATAAACAAAGATGACAATACTTGCTGTTTTTTTATCCAAGCAATTCTCCTTATTTCTTGCTTCATATCGCAAAAAAAAACATATAGGTTTTTTAACATTTCTACCATAATATTAATGCAGGAGCGATAGGAATTGAACCTACAACCTCTGGTTTTGGAGACCAGCGCTCTACCAATTGAGCTACACTCCTATAATTCAAAGTTTACTCTAAAATTTCCGAAACAACCCCAGAACCAACAGTTCTACCACCTTCTCTTATCGCAAAACGCAATCCTTTATCCATTGCTATTGGTACTTGCAACTCCACTTCTATACTTACATTGTCCCCTGGCATTACCATCTCCTTTCCATCTAGCAATTTTATGCTCCCAGTTACATCCGTTGTCCTTAAATAAAACTGTGGCTGATAATTTCCAAAAAATGGTGTATGCCTTCCTCCTTCTTCTTTCTTCAATATATACACCTCCGCATTAAATTTCTTATGCGGGGTTATTGTCCCTGGTTTTGCCAGTACTTGCCCTCTCTCCACTTCTTCTCTCTTTGTTCCTCTTAGTAGTATTCCTACATTGAGTCCTGCACTTCCCTTATCTAGCAACTTCTTAAACATCTCAACACCAGTACATATCGTCTTTTGCGTCCCTTTCAGACCTATTATCTCTATCTCGTCCCCTGTCTTTATCTCCCCCTTCTCTATTCTTCCTGTTACTACCGTCCCTCGGCCCGATATTGAAAATACATCTTCTATTGGCAACAAAAACGGCAAATCTATAGGCCTTGGAGGTACTGCCACATACTCATCTAACTTCTCCATCAATTTATCTATTGATTTCTTTCCATACTCACTACTATCATCCTCTAATGCTTTTAACGCAGACCCAACTATCATAGGCACTTCATCACCTGGAAATCCATACTTACTCAGCAACTCTCTCACTTCCATTTCTACCAAATCTATCATATCAGCATCAGCAACATCAGCTTTATTTATATATACCACGATATATCCAACACCCACCTGTTTTGCCAGCAATATATGCTCTCTCGTTTGTGGCATCGGCCCATCAACCCCTGACACTACCAATATCGCTGCATCCATCTGTGCTGCACCTACTATCATATTCTTTACATAATCAGCATGTCCAGGGCAATCAACGTGTGCATAGTGTCTCTTTTCTGTTTGATATTCAACATGCGCTGTTGCTATTGTTATACCTCTCTTTCTCTCTTCTGGCGCTTTATCTATTTGATCATATGCTACAAAATTACCATAATGCTTTGTTATCGCCGCTGTTAACGTTGTCTTCCCATGATCCACATGTCCTATCGTTCCCACGTTTACATGCGGCTTTCCAAATGCTTCTACTATCGCTGTCATAATTACTAACCTTTAATTATACTTTAACTTTAACTCATCAACCACATATTGTGGCACTTGTTCATAACAAGAAAAATGCATACTATACTGAGCTCTTCCCTGAGATATAGAACGCAAAACATTTATATAACCAAACATATTGGCAAGAGGAACCGAAGCAGTAATTATTTTGCTATTATTACCTAAATCCAGCATATCAACAACACTGCCTCTTCTACTATTTATATCACCCATAACATCACCCATATATTCTTCAGGAGTAATGATTTCCACTTTCATTATAGGTTCTAGCATTTTTGGACCAGCTTTATTTGCCATTTCCTTAAAAGCACCTTTAGCAGCAAGTTCAAAAGCCAAAGGACTAGAATCAACATCATGAAAAGCACCATCAAGAAGAGTAGCCTTAAAATCAATCAATGGAAAGCCAGAAATTATACCACCTTCTTTTATCAACTCTAAGCCATTTTGCACTCCAGGTATATACTCTTTTGGAATAGCACCGCCTACAATTTTACTTTCAAACTGAAAGCCAAAACCAGGCTCAAGAGGTTCGAATTTTATTTTAACTTTAGCAAACTGACCAGCACCACCTGATTGTTTTTTATGAGTATAATCAATTTCAACAGATTTAGTGATAGTTTCACGATATGCAACTTGAGGCGCACCAACGTTAGCTTCAACATTAAACTCGCGCTTCATTCTATCAATAATAATCTCAAGATGCAGCTCACCCATACCTTTCAATATAGTCTGCCCACTCTCCGCATTTACTGACATCCTTAAAGAAGGATCTTCTGCAACCAATCTATTCAAAGCAACACCTAATTTTTCCTGATCTGAGGTAGTTTTCGGTTCTATAGCAGTTTCAATAACAGGATCAGGAAATTCCATACGCTCTAATAGTATAGGAAAATCAGATGAACATAAAGTATCACCAGTAATTGTTTTCTTTAATCCAACTAAGGCAACTATATCGCCAACTTTAGCTTCGTTTATATCTTCTCTGTTATTTGCATGCATAAGCAACATTCTACCAATTCCTTCAGTCTCATTCTTTCCAGCATTTAACACAGCAGATTTAGATTTTAACTTACCAGAATAAATACGAATAAACGTCAAGCTACCTACAAATTTATCCGTCATCACTTTAAACGCAAGAGCAACGAATTTCTCTTTTTCTGAAGGTTTGATCTCAATTTTCTTTTCTGAATCTTTAGGATCAGTTCCAATAATTACATCAATATCAATAGGAGAGGGTAAAAAATCAACCACACCATCTAAAAGTGATTGCACGCCTTTGTTTTTAAAAGCTGACCCACATAATACAGGGACAAATTTTCTTTTAATGGTCCCATTTCTCACACACTTTTTCAATAAATCAATTGGCAGATCGTTAGATTCAAAGTAAGTATTTATCGCCTCATCATCCATTTCAGCTGCAGCATCTA includes the following:
- the tuf gene encoding elongation factor Tu, translated to MTAIVEAFGKPHVNVGTIGHVDHGKTTLTAAITKHYGNFVAYDQIDKAPEERKRGITIATAHVEYQTEKRHYAHVDCPGHADYVKNMIVGAAQMDAAILVVSGVDGPMPQTREHILLAKQVGVGYIVVYINKADVADADMIDLVEMEVRELLSKYGFPGDEVPMIVGSALKALEDDSSEYGKKSIDKLMEKLDEYVAVPPRPIDLPFLLPIEDVFSISGRGTVVTGRIEKGEIKTGDEIEIIGLKGTQKTICTGVEMFKKLLDKGSAGLNVGILLRGTKREEVERGQVLAKPGTITPHKKFNAEVYILKKEEGGRHTPFFGNYQPQFYLRTTDVTGSIKLLDGKEMVMPGDNVSIEVELQVPIAMDKGLRFAIREGGRTVGSGVVSEILE
- a CDS encoding 50S ribosomal protein L11, which encodes MSNIVAKINLLMEAGKAVPGPKIASVLGPRGIPVPKFCEAFNKATSAANASHKVGDLVTVRISIKDDRSHDFTISGPPVAYLLKQEAKLSKGSGNSGKELVAKLSMSAIIKVAKCKMVDMKVDNEDSAVKMVIGTAKSMGIEVVEG
- the nusG gene encoding transcription termination/antitermination protein NusG, yielding MEYKYKWYIIKVDYGYEKDICELAINNVYFKEVFIPYQTVCDVKSDIKELCEVYICMHLCDESKNILNQMTGFCGDESGHFEMISDDEVILKRKEFNRYKWYILRVASNYEEKVRQYILENSMRLNINNYFNRVFIPCEELSEMDLKSKKNAKRRKSFPGYVFLYMNLCDEVLNFINNIPKSLKVYGFLKNGNVPKVIEDNEIRSMCNALYNAQETKKLSYGYEKGEKVKINDGLFQNFTGKVDMVNDEKKIINVEVSILGKPTIIELDLAQVEKIED
- the secE gene encoding preprotein translocase subunit SecE — encoded protein: MVEMLKNLYVFFCDMKQEIRRIAWIKKQQVLSSLFIVIIVILCFSIFFCFVDFMSLYIIKTLFGIIYGI
- the rplA gene encoding 50S ribosomal protein L1 — its product is MSTYNDNSKQCLEKIVESASAKFNESVDIAVNLGVDSRKSEEQVRGTVVLPKGIGKNIKVAVFAQDKHLLEAEKAGADITGGEDLVEEIKKGRKLNVDWCITTPDFMAKITSIAKTLGAKGLMPNPKFGTVTSNIAEATKTIKSGQIKFRTDKNGVIHGKLGSIKFDIDDLLENLKAFLKVIRDNKPASVKGVYFKSVFLNSTMGKAHKINKVEDII
- the fusA gene encoding elongation factor G: MEVLISRYRNIGIMAHIDAGKTTTTERILFYTGKQNRIGEVHDGAASMDWMEQEKERGITITSAATTCFWNDHRINIIDTPGHVDFTIEVERSLRVLDGAVAVFDGVAGVEPQSETVWRQADKYTVPRICFVNKMDRIGANFYRCVDMIKTKLGASPLVIQLPIGSEKDFKGIIDLISMKAIIWQEETLGAKFSYEDIPSDLLDKAQEYRNLLLDAAAEMDDEAINTYFESNDLPIDLLKKCVRNGTIKRKFVPVLCGSAFKNKGVQSLLDGVVDFLPSPIDIDVIIGTDPKDSEKKIEIKPSEKEKFVALAFKVMTDKFVGSLTFIRIYSGKLKSKSAVLNAGKNETEGIGRMLLMHANNREDINEAKVGDIVALVGLKKTITGDTLCSSDFPILLERMEFPDPVIETAIEPKTTSDQEKLGVALNRLVAEDPSLRMSVNAESGQTILKGMGELHLEIIIDRMKREFNVEANVGAPQVAYRETITKSVEIDYTHKKQSGGAGQFAKVKIKFEPLEPGFGFQFESKIVGGAIPKEYIPGVQNGLELIKEGGIISGFPLIDFKATLLDGAFHDVDSSPLAFELAAKGAFKEMANKAGPKMLEPIMKVEIITPEEYMGDVMGDINSRRGSVVDMLDLGNNSKIITASVPLANMFGYINVLRSISQGRAQYSMHFSCYEQVPQYVVDELKLKYN